The following is a genomic window from Halichoerus grypus chromosome 5, mHalGry1.hap1.1, whole genome shotgun sequence.
GGGACAAAACCACTAAATGTGGAAAACTTCCCTCTTGATCAGTGATGTTTTCAAAAAAAGATCAAAAGTGGGAAATGTgaaaattaacaaaaggaaacctcatttaaaatggagttgggAGGCCAACAGGGGGCGCTGTCACATCCTGCCACTCATCAATTGCAGACCCAAAAAGGTACCCAAAGAAAAAGCAGGGGTACCTTGCACGTGAATACTACTTTACTATTCTCAGCAAGAAGGATTTCTTCCTCCCTCAGTAAAGCCCAGGTAATTAGAGactgtcacaactcagccaatgaaaaaccACTATATTTCAAGTTTCTAGTTTACTCTAAttgactttatttataatagccttcTCAATTTCCCCCTTTCCTCTGTAAAAGAGcattcctttcctttgttctgcaGATTTACCAATGCTATTGCCATAGCTTGCTTGTCCTGGATTgtaattctctgctattcctaaATAAACTCAgttttttgctggtaaaataactggcagttttatttttaaaactaacacAGTCCCAAGggcaaatcttttttaaagactggGACAATTTCCAGTTCTTAATCTAACAGATTTTGAAGCAGAGGCATTTAAATGCCAGTAAAAAGGTATATATACATTGCTTAGGAGAAGAAGTAAAGGTGGTAAAGTGTTTGTAAAGAACCTACTTAGTGTGGAAACCAAACATCTGACTTATTTACTGTAGCTCCCAATACCTCTCTGGGCATTTGGAAAATCAATTATTCAAAGAAGCAAaattttgttcattcatctgttcatggtaAATGGTCTTTTTTGCTACTGACCTATATTCTTCAAACACAGATTAGACTACATTGCTCTTTTCACCCTTATATTTTCAGTGCATTCATCCAGTTATATTTTTAGGATTTCTATTATATCACAAGCTCTCAGTATACAAACTTAAACAATCTAAACAAATTCAATCTTAATTATCAGAATTAAAATAGGGGataaggtggggcgcctgggtggctcagttggttaagcgactgccttcggctcaggtcatgatcctggagtcccgggatcgagtcccgcatcgggctccctgctcagcagggagtctgcttctccctctcccgctcccccctcttgtgctctctctctctctcactctctctctcaaataaataaataaaaataaaatctttaaaaaaaaaataggggataAGGTTTGTGATGGAAATATGAGTCTAAAACCTTCAAAACAACGGGCCATTCCAATTTCACAttctctactttttattttagtgggCAATTGCCTAGGAGAAAAATGGGTTATGCATAGTTAATTcggaaaagtaaaaaataaaaatgtaaggaaaataagaaaattaagaaatgtctGGTTTAACTCTTATACCTAGttctctcccacccctcacccatCCATTCTCCTTACAGTGACCCAGGGATTACTGATCTCTCCCCCTTTCTCATTTGTTAATGCAAATCTTATGTCCCTCCTCTGCTTAAAACACTAATGGTTGCCCATTCATCTcaggataaaatacaaaatcccCAGTGATCTACAAAGCCCTACTTGATCTTGTCACTACCTACCTTACTAGTTTTATCTGATTTCATGTACTTTTAGGATTtctgtgctccagccacattGATATTCTTTTGGTTCCAGAAATTCAGAATTCTTCTGAGGTATTGAGACATTTGCCCTCCTTTGTTCCCTCTGCTGAGAATGCTCTTTTTGTTTATAGGTAACCCTGCATCGTGTCTAGGTCATTGCTCAGATTTCAGTTTTCCCCCAAAGTGTGTAGTTCTGTTTTCCTGCCCTATCAGCGTAGCAGGCCCCCTTTATATGCTGTCATGGATGCCTGCATTCTCATGCAGCCCTTAACACTCTTGTAATTGAACAGCTCATGGACCTAGTCTCTTTAACTTCTGTCACTAATGTCTAGCAATATACATTCCCTAAACCTTActgaaattcaataaatattcgcTAAATCAATGAATTAACaccttatttggaataaaatGATGAGACTTCTGTGCTTCTAGAATTatctgggcgggggtgggggggatactGGTGAAACATAACATCTACCACCTTAGAACTATTCTAAGAAGTCTGTCTCGCCAAAAACCATTCATAGTAAATGCAGGATCTGGTATATTTGTATAGATGGAGTAGCTCCATCTGCAGCAGCCAGAAACAAGTACTAATCAACCTCCCTTTCTCTTACTTTACTCATTCATTAGTAACAAAGTCCTGTTAATTTTGCCCTTAGGATCTTCCATATCTGTTCATGTATCTTATTTATCTCTGCCTTTCTACAAGTTTAATTTGAGGTCATCATCATCTCCTGCATAGATTCTTCTAACAGCTTTCCTCTTAGTTATTCTTTCAGTTTTAGCCTCTGTTCCCACTTCAGCTGaaggtatttttctaaaatgtatatataaatgcataccTAAAATGTATACATTCTCCTTTTAAAACGCTTTCCCTCAGGATAATGTACTAATTTCTCAAGAGGGCTTACAAGGCCTTTTATAACTTAACCCTGCCTACCACTCTTTGGTTCTTTATTGCTATCTCCTGCCAAATTCAAGGTGTCAGCTATACCTAATACTTACTTATGCAATCACCATGTTTTCTCTGCCTCCaggtcttggctctttccactaTTTCTTCCTAGCCCTACTTTTGAGGCCTGGCTAatttttcccaccaccatttataTTAGGACACCTATGTCTTGTTTGTTGTACTCTTAATGCCTGGCATATGATCAGTGTTTAATGTTATTTTGGGTGGTCAGCATTGTATTCTTCTTGGTTTAAGTGATGATGCTTATCTTTGCTGTTttggcaggtttttgtttttgatgttggaAATAAAACTTGGAAATTTTATGATTGGTCACAGATTACAACTGTGGtgatttttggaaaatatgaCCCAGAACTTATGTGTTATGCTCATTCACATGGAGCCAGAGTAGTGCTAAAAGGTGAGTTACAGTTTTTACCAGATGTGTCCAGCCAATTGGTATTTACTTGCATTGTTTGCCATCTTGACTTTCCAAATAATTCCCTTTTCATGTTTATCTGGTAAATTTTTTATCATCCTAAAATTAATCTTATATCCTAATTCATTTCacagatagtttttttttaaagattttatttatttatttgtcagagagagagagagacagcaagagagggaacacaagcaggggcagtgggagagataGTTAAAATaactatagggcgcctgggtggctcagtcgttaagcgtctgcctttggctcaggttctgactctggagtcctgggatcaagtcccacgctccccgctctgcggggagtctgcttctccctctgaccctcccccaccaccatgcgctctctctctctctcattctccctctcagataaataaataaaatcttaaaaaaaaaaataataagccacTATGATGTTGAGCAAAATGTGAATCCTAATTAGCATGATGACTTTTAGTTAGTCATAGTCTTCAATTTCTACTTCTAATTTGAGAATTATATTACTAATTATTCATAATGGTTATTTTGGAGATTGAGTAATGACTTTCTATTATTTCAGTATATTATTTCTCTACTTCAAAAACTTAAGTTGGGGGCTAAGTATTCCAAAATAATGAGATGTTTTAAAGGTTTTGTGAAATAAATGTCATTAAACTGCAAAAAGCATATATGCACAAAAGATGTATATTTCTTCCATAGGAGATGCACCCTTAAAGAATATCACTGATCCTATTTTCAGAGCATCCTGGATAGCTCAAAAAGTTAAGTTGGCCAAAACACAATATATGGATGGAATTAATATAGACATAGAGCAAGAAGCTAATTGTTTATCACCGGAATATTATGCATTAACCACTTTAGTCAAAGAAACCACAGACTCTTTCCATCGTGAAATTAAGGGATCACAGGTAAAagttcatttgttattttttggaTCTCCTTATTTTCCCTATCAAAATGTATTCATGAAAGTGTGACTAATAGAATCTCAGCTTTACTGAGTAGGAGAGAATTTCAGCACATATAtcctaaaaatgttttctgaactTTTGAGGTTCTTATTAgagttttatagaattttaaggTGCTCTGTTCTCTGTCCATATGAAGACACAGCAATGAGATTGTTCTCCCTACTTGCCTTGCAGCAGGGTTAGAGATACTAAATAGGCAACTGGATCAGCAAGAATCAGGAAGTGCTTAGCTGTCCAGCCCTGCTTTCACTAGGGCAGGACAGAAATAGCTCTTGCCTAAGAGTAGACATAGTTCTGGGGAAGTGTCTCACTCACTTCATAGGCTCTGAATTACTTGTAAAGCACCTGACGTCCAAGAAAGCTCTAAGTACTAACTCCACATAATTTGACAGAGCTATGACAAAGCCTTCCCCATTGCCATAGTGAGCATGATTAGAGCAGAAGATCACAGCAGAAGGCATCTTGCCAGGCAATATATGGGTAATAAAAGATAATGTGGCCCTGGATCAGTGATCTCAAACCTGACCACATATTAAGATAAccaagtctttcttttctttcttttctttttcctttttttgagagcatgcatgcatgcaagcaggcaggggaggggcaaagggaggagcagagagaatcttaagtaggctccatgctcagcacagagcctggtgccagggcttgatcttatgaccctgagatcatgacctgagccaaaatcaagagccagacacttatctgactgagccacccaggcaccccaaaataaccaagtctttaaacacacacacacacacacacacactgcaatgAAGCAAGTCAAATGAACTTTTTGGCTTTCTAGTACATATAAAGTTATGTTTACTCTTTACTATAGTCTATTGAGTGTGCAATAGTATTACAtctgaaaaataatgtaaataccttaattaaaaaatactgtattgctaaaaatgctaaccatcatctgagcttttcagcaagttgtaatctttttgctgggaaagggtcttgccttgatgttaatGGCTGTGACTGaccagggtggtggttgctaaaggtgggggaggctgtggcaatttcttaaaataaaacaaaaacgaAGTTTGCTGCACTgatggactcttcctttcacaaacaatATCTTTGTATCATGCAGTGCTGTTTaaatagcattttacccacagtagaacttctccCAAAATTGGAGTCCATTCTCTCAAATCTTGCTGCTGCTTTATTGACTAAATGTATGTAATTTTCTAAATCTCTTGTTGTCATTTCAATGATCTTcatagcatcttcaccaggagtagattccatctcaagaaaccactttctttgatCATTCATAAGAAGcaattcctcatctgtgaaagttttatcatgagatagCAGccattcagtcacatcttcaggctctacTTCTACTTCTAGTTCTCCTGCTAGGTCTACCACATCTACAGTTACTGCCTCCATGAAAGTCTTAAACCCCTCCATGAGGGTAGGTCCTGTTCCAAACTCCtcttactgttaatattttgatttttttcccatgaatcacaaatgttcttaatggcatatagaatggtgaatcctttccagaaggttttctttctttctttttttaaagattttttatttatttatttgagagagagagagcacatgagggggggagagtcagagggagaagcagactccctgccgagcagggagccccatgcgggactcgatccagggactccaggatcatgacctgagccgaaggcagtcgctcaaccaactgagccacccaggtgccccaggttttcagtttactttgcccagatccttCAACGGAATCATTGTCTGTGGCAACTGTAGTCCTACTAAATAcgtttcttaaataataagatttgAAATTTGGAATGACTatttgatccatgggctgcagaatggatgttgtgttagccaGCATGAAAACAACATGCATCTCATTGTctatctccatcagagctcttcagtgaccaggtacattgtcaatgagtagtcatattttgaaaggaatctttcttCAGTAGCTCTTAACAGTGGGCTTAAAacattcagtaaaccatgttgtaaacagatgtgcccACATCCagcttttttattccatttatagagcacaggcagagtagatttaacataattcttaaggggcctaggattttcagaatggtcaatGAGAAATGGCTTCTACTTAAAGCCACTAGCTActttagcccctaacaagagactCAGCCTGTTCTATGAAGccttgaagccaggcattgacttctttCCAGGTAtggaagtcctagatggcatcttcttccaatagaaggctgttttgtgtatcttaaaaatctgttgtttagtatagccaccttcattaattatcttagctagatcttatAATTCACCACAGCTTCTatatcagcacttgctgcttcaccttgcacttttttttttttttaatggagaaaactTCTTCCCTTAAACCTGATGAAACAAACTCTGTTGCTCCAAACTTATTTTTGCAGCTTCCTTACTTCTCCCAACCTTCAGAGAATTTAAGGCCTTATTCTCTGGATTAGGCTATGGCTTAAGGggatgttgtggctggtttgatcttccaTCCAGACCACTACAACTTTTTCCATATCAGCAATatggctgttttgctttcttatttttttttaatttttagtattttttatttttttattttattatgttaatcgccatacattacatcattagtttttgatgcttTCTTATAAtacatgtgttcactggagtagcacttttaattccttcaagaattttttctttcacaacTTGGCTGTTTGGCACAAGAAGCCTAGCTTTTGGCCTTTCTCAGCTTTTGACAAActttcctcactaagcttaatcatttctagcttttgattcgAAGTGAGAGacgtgtgactcttcctttcacttgaacacttagaggccattgtagagTTATTAATTTGTTCTAATTTCAATGttattgtgtctcagggaatagggaggcccaagaagagggacagagacagggaaaCAACCAGtgggtggagcagtcagaacacacacatttatgtattGTTTGCCATCTTATATGGGCATGGTTTGTGGCACCCTAAAACTATTACAattgtaacattaaaaaaaacattatttgaatTCTTTTAGCGTGCTTTCTTTACTGCCTAGTTGCTTGGAGGCCCCACTACACCCTACTGTCATTACACCTATGTTTAAAACTCCTTTTCTACACAGCGCCCTGCTCCTGGTCGTTGTATCTGTCCAAATATATATCTAGCTCAGTCATCTTAGAACTGTTATATTTCTATAAGTGTCAAACCCTATGTTCATATATGTAAACAGGTCTTTTTTCTTGGATAGTATGAGGCAAGAAAATATATAACCAAAAAAATGGACAtaatcatatttgatcatgttACATAAAAAGGCATGTGTTTTTCCGCAGGTAACCTTTGATGTAACTTGGTCTCCAAAGTGCAAAGACAGGTGCTATAATTATGCTGGAATTGCAGATGCTTGTGACTTTCTCTTTGTGATGTCTTATGATGAACAAAGTCAGGTCTTGTCAGAATGTATTGCAGCAGCCAATGCTCCCTATAAAGAGACATTAACTGGTAAGAATCCACAAATGATCACTTAAACAATAAgattattttagtatttctaaGTCATTTGTATACCTTTTCCATTTATAAAGCTTCCTTGAAACATGAATATCACTTAATTTGGAGAGCTTTCAAGTTTACACGTTCTAAAGTTTTcacttaattcttttaaaaatcttgtggGATAGGTGTATTATTAATCCTCTATTATAGATCAGATGATGAGCGTTAAGTTCTCATTGCACTGCTTATATTAAGGTATTATTTAGTTGGGACTCAAGCAGCTGACTATTAACTTCAAGTCAACACTCTTGTCCCAAAATTACATGAAGgagatatttgtttttctagaatttgacaggatatttttgctgaaataaccattaaataatttaatagctAAGATAGTTATAATGTGAGTACCTACTATGCATGATTGATAGAGGACTGTCTTACTTGGCATTTATTATTAGTGCCCATGCTATATTAAAAATGATGTCACTTCTGTCATTCATATGATGTGGGCTTTGCATTAGCCTTTCTGAAGTTTGGTTTGTATCCCATCAGCCAACTGAATAAACAATTGCTTGCTATCTTTTGGACTCAAGTGAAATTTTCTGGGATAATTGGCCCTGATTTAAGTGTTGATTAATAAAAACCTTTTAATTTAGAGATAAAGTCTTAAAGTCTTAAAACCTAGCCTTATCACATCCAAGTTAACAGTCTGATCATATGcatatgctatttaaaaataaaataaatgttacagTTACAAAGCAATTATTTAATCCAGTGTTCCCAAACTATTTCATAAAGGAGATGATAACTATTCTATCAATAAAAGGCTCATTATCAACTATGTTTGAGACCTGGATATTTAATAGTACATAATTAACTTTAaaggctctgaaaaacaaatttacttAAACATTCTAGATAATCTTGCAATATCTTTTGGTGGGAAAACATATTTTGCATTGGGCACAAAAGGGAATGAccaggaatttgttcatttttctcattgcCATAACTACAGATTGAGGGGACATTTCTTGTCCCTCGCTGTAATTCTAGAAAGCACAAGTGACGGGCACTtgtgtgtgccttcggctcaggtcatgatcctggggtcttgggatcaagctcagtggggagcctgcttctccctctcctgctcccccccgcttgtgcgtgctctctcaaataaataaaatcttaaaaaaaaaaattctgagaccATCCCTGCCAGAAAGTTTATGAACTTCAGAAATCTCTGCAGTTAATAGACAAAATTAACATGCTTTCTCCTGAAATGTCATTCTTCCCAGAAttaaattttgtgaattttttgcTTCAGTTTGATCTTTTGAATGTTTTCTATTAttcaaaaagaaatcatttattaaGTGATACAGAATTTATAGTTCTTAAGGGATGATGTTTATAATGTCATGTTAGGGAAACActgtattagtattttgcataaATGTACCTGGTTTTTCAAACTTCAATTCTGAATGGCTGCATAGTTTGTATAAACCcattagaatataaaaagaaaaagttttttctttctgctttttctgtccCAATTTGATTAGGGTATGATGACTACATCAAGATAGGCATTAGCCCTAACAAACTTGTAATGGGTGTTCCCTGGTATGGTTATGATTATACCTGTCTAAATCTATTAGAGGTAAGTAAggatttttcttatataatttttttctttctattctttaaagCCTGTTTTGTTTCATATGTAGAAGTTTGAGACTAAAAGTAGAGTTTAATTATTTAATCCCATGGAAGTTTCTGAgtgttacatattttaataatgaaatttaacttttattctgTATAGTCAGTCTATTTATAGTATACgttttatttctaatatagtTTTTCTGATTTGCTTAAATCTATTACACgaacatttttgtatttctaggaTTGTGTTTGTACCATTCCAAAAGTCCCTTCCTGGAGGGCTTCTTGTGGTATTACCTCAGGACGTCAGGTGCcctataaaataattatgaagcaAGTAAATAGTTCTATTTCTGGAAGCCACTGGGATAAAGATCAGCAAGCttcttattataattataaagtaaGACTTTTCACAAATTATGAACCTTTATTCTATCCATTTTCTTTTAGGGTACAATATACAGACTACTGTTTACATGAGTAAACTTGTCTAATCAAGTACTTTACTTTGCCAGTGAGGAGGTCAAGTTATAGTAATAATGGAACTGCTCTGCATGGGCCACTTGTCATTTTAGATGGTGTTATATCACAAACAGGATTTCCTTAATAGTTGATAATTATGTATGATAACTGTGGCTTTGGGCCAAAATAGGTTACTAGCTCTGTAAGCCTCCATTTCAAAGTAGCCTAAGGATTCTGATGAGGCTGTTTTATAGGGAGGCATGACGCTGAGAATAAGAAATGCATTAGTGGAAAATGGTATAAACTATGTGATAACAGAAACACTGAAGAAACACTACCTGACAGGCTTGCTCTGGTCATTTAGATAAATAGGAATTGCTATatcaaataggcaaagaaaagtTACATTTTTCATAATTGACCTCTAGCATAATAAAACTTTTCTACACCTCAAAAATCTAACTACAAATCATCTTTGAATTTACTTTGGATTTTGTCACTGTAAAAGGAGCCCTAAAATGTCATGATGTAAGTTGATTTCAGTAagaatttatattctttaataatctggtaaacatttatatttcattttaattgttatacaggcatgtacatatatatcaattACATAGAAAGCTTTGATGTAGAGctttctaaattttcaaaattctatacCTATTCATTAACTAGGCTTGTAATCTATATAACTAATTAAGATCCATATTAAATTAGGGTATATTATACTCCTGTCTTTGCCAAACAGTGTAACAGTTTACACTCTGACGTACTATGTTTTTGTTGTCCCTGACTAACCTTCTTTAAAGTTTTAGAATTCAGGAAACATTTTGATAAGCCTTTGAAGGCCATTCATTTAATGGCACTTTAGACAACAATCTAGttataaaactattttgtttctctttcatttattgtAAAATTCCACAGCAACCAAAATCAAATTTCTTGCTGTGACTGAAGAGAATCATTCTGCTTTCTTATGCGCTTTCATCATGCACTCAATACATATATATGCCTTAATCATGCATACGTTAATCTTACATTTACTCAGTTTTTCACCCTTCACTATTTTGAGGCATTTGAAATTTCTTAACAGTATCAAAAAGGCTCAAAGTACTTGCCACAATAGTGGCAAAATTCAGAGACCTATGACTTTGGGTTTGCCCCCAAATCTGCAAAATTAAGTTCTATAACTTGCCTTTAAATAGTTAATCacaatttaaagttttaaagaacATGAGATATGCTTGTAGTAAATGAGTCTACTATACTTAAATAtgccacagtttattcatttaccAAGTGAATAATGTCCTTTAATCTTAGGGGACTACTCCAATTCCAGTGGTGCTACCATAAACATATTACTGGCATCCACTGACAATTGCCTTTGAAAGTTTCCCAGATGttatataaaaatcagtaaattatttgaaatcacagttcattctattttttatttcctatcttttccccttttccttaaCCCTTTTGCCTAGTTCTTTTTATCCCTTATCCAATAGCTTACCTACCTTCTAAGAGAGACTGTGTTAGTACTAGATAGAGGCAGTTGATGCTGGGGAGGACTTTACAGGCTAGTTTATGGTTCTTAATTCTGTAAGACCTATTAAAGGAGATATTTTCCCCACCCATTACCTTTTGATTTGGCTGATTCATCATGAACAAAATCATCCGCTGAGCTCCTAACTGAGTACATTTCCAGGAACTGTAGGGAGTACCAAAAAATGCATAAGCTGGTTTTAGAGGACCATAGCAGTGATCCTCGTTAACTAGATCTGTGTATCAGAATTACCTAATGGGATGGCAAAACACAAATATATGTCCTAGTTCCAACCCTGGAATATTTTGATTAAGTAGGTTTCATGTGGGTCCCAGGAGTTTGTAATTCTTGGTTGATAATCATCAGATCAGACCAAGGAAGGAATCTTAGGGCCTGAGAACATGAAAAGGACTTTAAATACAGTACAGACTACATTACAAAGCTCATTTGTGTAATCTCTGCTGTTGTGAAAGTACCACAATCATATCTAGAAAGTATCACAAACAGAACCATGGAAGCATAAAGTACTGTGCactaaaatttctattatttcactGTATTCTTTTTGAATCATTGGATTTAATATTCTACTGAATAGTTTAATTTATTCTTATAGGATTCTTCTGGCCATTTTCATCAAGTGTGGTATGATAACCCTCAGAGCATTTCTTTAAAAGCGGCATACATACAAAAGCATGGCTTACGAGGCATTGGCATGTGGCACGCAAATTGTCTTGACTATTCTGGAGATGCTGTGGCCAAACAGCAAACTGAAGAAATGTGGAAAGTCTTAAAACCAAAGCTGTGACAGATAATAGTTTTGTCAAACTAttaagatttagaaaaataatcagtATAAATCAGTTTCTTGAAGAgataaaaatgtacacatttttgtcatgtcatatattttagttattctaCTTAAAAGCAGATAAAGAAATGCTTTGGTTGTCTAAAAACAAAGGTAAGAAATCAACttactatattatttttctatgtttaatactataattaggaaaaattgttttcagaattttattatgctaatttaaaaaaagtggaaattatTTGCTcagagtagatttttaaaaacctagacTATGAGAAGCCATTTGCTCTATACTTTTTGTTCAATAAATTTATTTAGGTTCATCAAGCTGATGCGAAAAATTTTTCTGTTCCTGATTTCATATAGTACTCAAGTTCTCTGATGCACTTCAATTAAACTCACAAGCCTCCGGGTGGGGGGGAAAGGATTAAAATACaagataatattttgaattaGTAGGTTAGAGCTACCTAATATTTTtcaccaaaattatttttatgaagttagAGGAGAAACTTTCATTTATGAACATCTATAATTTCTTAGTTTATAtatgcattttacttttaattatctAAAGACATTGGtttctcaattattttctctGCACAATTAGAATTTTTCTAAATGTACAGAGGTCTCTGTTCTCTTAGGGCAATTAAGAATATTGTGTTACACTTATATTAGTTCCTATAAACACAGATTAAAAATCTGCATCC
Proteins encoded in this region:
- the CTBS gene encoding di-N-acetylchitobiase, with translation MSPPQLGRLCLLARLPHGVPGLAVLLLPFWAGAHCPCQDPALCQPITQHRDFEVFVFDVGNKTWKFYDWSQITTVVIFGKYDPELMCYAHSHGARVVLKGDAPLKNITDPIFRASWIAQKVKLAKTQYMDGINIDIEQEANCLSPEYYALTTLVKETTDSFHREIKGSQVTFDVTWSPKCKDRCYNYAGIADACDFLFVMSYDEQSQVLSECIAAANAPYKETLTGYDDYIKIGISPNKLVMGVPWYGYDYTCLNLLEDCVCTIPKVPSWRASCGITSGRQVPYKIIMKQVNSSISGSHWDKDQQASYYNYKDSSGHFHQVWYDNPQSISLKAAYIQKHGLRGIGMWHANCLDYSGDAVAKQQTEEMWKVLKPKL